The Nitrospira sp. genome contains a region encoding:
- a CDS encoding dTDP-glucose pyrophosphorylase — MAVVPAAGHSRRLAPLPCSKELLLVGIDKDRDGTERSPKVASHYLLECFREAGIQKSYIIIRKGKWDIPAYWGDGQKLDMDLAYVVIEGSSGPPDTVDRAYSFIKDKVVAFGFPDILFRPSDVFIKLLEHLNRRAADVVLALFPAHDSKSMDMIDIDASLRVRAIHLKPGVTRLRYAWLCAVWTPAFTEFLHQFLRRVRKAQDSELIGNRRIDPQGDIPVGAVLRAAVKAKLRVEGVPFPTGRYLDIGTPQALSVAQRFVHDFRTPHPA; from the coding sequence GTGGCGGTTGTCCCGGCGGCAGGCCATTCCCGGCGGTTGGCGCCGCTCCCGTGCAGTAAGGAATTGCTTCTCGTTGGAATCGATAAAGATCGAGACGGAACGGAAAGGAGCCCGAAGGTAGCCAGCCACTATCTCTTGGAATGTTTCCGCGAAGCGGGCATCCAGAAAAGCTATATCATCATTCGTAAGGGCAAATGGGATATTCCGGCATACTGGGGTGACGGGCAAAAGCTCGATATGGATCTTGCTTATGTTGTGATCGAAGGCTCCAGTGGCCCGCCGGACACTGTCGACCGGGCATACTCCTTCATCAAGGACAAGGTAGTCGCCTTCGGTTTCCCGGATATTCTGTTCCGACCGAGCGATGTGTTTATTAAACTACTCGAACATTTGAATCGTCGAGCAGCTGATGTTGTGTTAGCGCTTTTCCCGGCTCATGACTCCAAGTCGATGGACATGATCGACATTGATGCGTCTCTTCGCGTCCGAGCCATTCACCTAAAGCCGGGCGTAACTCGTTTGAGATATGCCTGGCTCTGTGCCGTGTGGACGCCCGCATTTACAGAGTTCTTGCATCAATTTCTGCGGCGAGTCAGAAAGGCGCAGGATAGCGAACTGATTGGGAATCGGAGAATCGATCCGCAGGGTGACATTCCGGTCGGCGCAGTGCTGCGTGCAGCGGTAAAGGCCAAACTCAGAGTGGAGGGGGTGCCATTTCCGACAGGGCGGTATCTCGATATCGGTACGCCTCAAGCGCTTTCTGTAGCTCAACGGTTCGTTCACGATTTCCGGACACCGCATCCAGCATAA